The following coding sequences are from one Kallotenue papyrolyticum window:
- a CDS encoding immune inhibitor A domain-containing protein yields the protein MTEPFWRRSVRSIAVPAALLLSACGLVQPIPSQPQSAPQVEAPVAATPTPSERVSATPQPAPSERASATPQPSVQPAEGITTLEALARVELPIRDQVQLAYEFGRTNTLMRVARTTPLDVQVGDVETFFVSDQERNSNYTIEARLVLALEHVLVYVENGVDLDLAALEGSARQFNDQIYPRNRELFGSEWTPGVDGDPRLTILNARIPGVGGYFSGSDEVPRSVNPFSNEREMFYINIDSYLPGTDEYASVLAHEFQHMIHWNEQRAVPTWFNEGLSQLAEELNGFDATTFAVAYLADPDVQLTSWAEDQAARLPHYAASYLFLSYFYEQYGDLTDLRSLIHANAGYHLEPLAEIARRRHPDITSFSDLYADWAVANLVNDGRYAGGRYHYRHLPTTVQPMPLRGMAREQVAQFGSDYWQFAASDRPRVLRFDGSDQVGLVAATPDGQAMWWSNRGDSTHTSLSRSFDLRNVSSATLHYRLWYDLEENWDYGFVSVSTDGGQTFTPLETRYTTPSDPQGYNYGHAYTGRSGGEPARWIDEQVDLTPFVGQQVIVRFSMITDDAVNRPGLAIDNIRLPEIGFVDDVEQPRDDWTAQGWVRTDNRLPQRWELRLVRIGAQGVTFEEVALDADNRAELRIAPGERGALVISGATPLTTEPASYTLQLEE from the coding sequence ATGACCGAACCATTCTGGCGGCGAAGCGTGCGATCCATAGCGGTGCCGGCCGCGCTGTTGCTCAGCGCCTGCGGGCTGGTCCAGCCGATTCCGTCGCAGCCCCAATCCGCGCCGCAGGTCGAGGCGCCCGTCGCCGCAACGCCAACGCCATCCGAGCGTGTCAGCGCGACGCCCCAACCAGCGCCATCCGAGCGTGCCAGCGCGACGCCCCAACCCTCGGTCCAACCCGCGGAGGGCATCACCACGCTCGAAGCGCTGGCCAGAGTCGAACTCCCGATCCGCGACCAGGTACAACTGGCCTACGAATTCGGTCGTACCAACACGCTGATGCGCGTGGCGCGCACCACGCCGCTGGATGTACAGGTCGGCGATGTGGAAACCTTTTTTGTCAGCGATCAGGAGCGCAACAGCAACTACACCATCGAGGCCAGGCTGGTGCTGGCGCTGGAGCATGTGCTGGTGTATGTCGAGAACGGCGTTGATCTCGATCTGGCAGCCCTGGAAGGCTCGGCGCGTCAATTCAACGACCAGATCTACCCGCGCAACCGTGAGCTGTTCGGTTCGGAATGGACGCCGGGCGTGGATGGCGACCCGCGGCTGACGATTCTCAACGCGCGCATTCCCGGCGTGGGCGGCTACTTCTCCGGCAGCGACGAGGTGCCGCGCAGCGTCAATCCGTTCTCCAACGAACGCGAAATGTTTTACATCAACATCGACAGCTACCTGCCCGGCACCGATGAGTACGCCAGCGTGCTGGCGCACGAGTTCCAGCATATGATCCACTGGAACGAACAGCGCGCCGTGCCGACCTGGTTCAACGAAGGGCTCTCGCAACTGGCCGAGGAGCTGAACGGCTTCGACGCCACCACCTTCGCCGTGGCCTATCTGGCCGATCCCGACGTGCAACTGACCAGCTGGGCCGAGGATCAGGCGGCGCGCCTGCCGCACTACGCCGCGTCCTACCTGTTTCTGAGCTATTTCTATGAGCAGTATGGCGACCTGACCGATCTGCGCAGCCTGATCCATGCCAACGCCGGCTACCACCTGGAGCCACTGGCCGAGATCGCCCGCCGGCGTCATCCCGACATCACCAGCTTCAGCGACCTATACGCCGACTGGGCCGTTGCCAATCTGGTCAATGACGGCCGTTACGCCGGCGGACGCTACCACTACCGCCATCTGCCGACCACCGTGCAGCCCATGCCGCTGCGCGGCATGGCGCGCGAACAGGTGGCGCAGTTCGGCAGCGACTACTGGCAGTTCGCGGCCAGCGATCGCCCGCGCGTGCTGCGCTTCGACGGCAGCGATCAGGTCGGGCTGGTCGCCGCTACACCTGACGGCCAGGCGATGTGGTGGAGCAATCGCGGTGACAGCACGCACACCTCGTTGAGCCGCAGCTTCGATCTGCGCAATGTCTCCAGCGCCACACTGCACTACCGCCTCTGGTACGATCTGGAGGAGAACTGGGACTACGGCTTTGTCTCGGTTTCGACCGATGGCGGCCAGACCTTTACGCCGCTGGAGACGCGCTACACCACGCCCAGCGATCCACAGGGGTATAATTACGGGCACGCCTATACCGGGCGCAGCGGTGGCGAGCCGGCGCGCTGGATCGATGAGCAGGTCGATCTGACGCCCTTTGTCGGCCAGCAGGTAATCGTGCGCTTCTCGATGATCACCGACGACGCCGTCAACCGGCCTGGTCTGGCGATCGACAACATTCGTCTGCCCGAGATCGGCTTTGTCGACGATGTCGAGCAGCCGCGCGATGATTGGACGGCACAGGGCTGGGTGCGCACCGACAACCGTCTGCCGCAGCGCTGGGAGCTGCGCCTGGTGCGCATCGGCGCGCAGGGCGTGACCTTCGAGGAGGTCGCGCTCGATGCGGACAACCGCGCCGAACTGCGCATCGCACCGGGCGAGCGCGGCGCACTGGTGATCAGCGGTGCAACACCCCTGACGACCGAGCCGGCGTCGTACACGCTGCAGCTGGAGGAGTAG
- the uvrC gene encoding excinuclease ABC subunit UvrC has product MSKLSSNAIHDPQAFDERLRNVPQAPGVYLWKDANGKILYVGKSKSLRERMRSYFGAPRGLSGKTRRLVAQIADFDYILTTTELEALVLEMNLIKQHRPKYNVLLKDDKSYPYIKITLQETWPRIFTTRKVLDDGARYFGPFASAGSVRATLKLLNKLFHFRPPFDCSDVKFERHRKAGKPCMYYDIRRCLGPCVPGLTSVEEYRKAISDACLFLEGKSEQILRELRHKMQQAADTLEFERAAYLRDQIAALEKVLERQRVLKTGATDQDVIAFAREDGSAVVQVFFVRGGKLIGAEPFTLEGTDDTDSRELITQFLTQFYDSAASIPSDIVLAEHPEEAEIIERWLEQKGGHRVSITVPRRGEKKQLLDLAARNAAQKLDELRLKWLNTSQRAIGALTELQQLLDLPGLPHRIECYDISNTQGTHTVGAMVVFVGGAPRKSDYRRFKIKTVAGANDVAALQEVLRRRFRRAQQAQGELVAIAHAGDAHQPPPDLADASDPAALADPRAEGQEVDERWAELPDLIIVDGGKPQANAAQAVLDELGFGHLPVVGAAKGPNRDRFDLQLPGAPAPIVLPRSSTALHLVQQIDEEAHRFAISYHRNLRGKATFASPLAEIPGIGPKRKQALLKRFGSLDAMRQASVEELAAVPGMTHRAAEELKRLL; this is encoded by the coding sequence ATGTCGAAGCTGAGTTCTAACGCAATTCACGACCCGCAGGCCTTCGACGAGCGCCTGCGGAACGTGCCCCAGGCGCCGGGCGTCTATCTCTGGAAGGACGCCAACGGCAAAATTCTCTATGTCGGTAAATCCAAATCGCTGCGCGAGCGCATGCGCTCCTACTTCGGCGCGCCGCGTGGCCTGAGCGGCAAAACGCGGCGGCTGGTCGCCCAGATCGCCGACTTTGACTACATCCTGACCACAACTGAGCTGGAAGCGCTGGTGCTGGAGATGAACCTGATCAAGCAGCACCGGCCCAAGTACAACGTCCTGCTCAAGGACGACAAGAGCTATCCCTACATCAAGATCACGCTGCAGGAGACCTGGCCGCGCATCTTCACCACGCGCAAGGTACTGGACGACGGCGCGCGCTACTTCGGGCCGTTCGCCTCCGCCGGTTCGGTGCGCGCCACGCTCAAACTGCTCAACAAACTGTTCCATTTCCGCCCGCCCTTCGACTGCTCGGACGTCAAGTTCGAGCGCCACCGCAAGGCGGGCAAGCCCTGCATGTACTACGACATCCGGCGCTGCCTGGGGCCGTGCGTGCCGGGCCTGACCTCGGTAGAGGAGTACCGCAAGGCCATCAGCGACGCCTGCCTGTTTCTGGAAGGCAAATCCGAGCAGATCCTGCGCGAGCTGCGCCACAAGATGCAGCAGGCCGCCGACACTCTGGAGTTCGAACGGGCCGCCTACCTGCGCGACCAGATCGCGGCGCTGGAGAAGGTGCTGGAGCGTCAGCGCGTGCTCAAGACCGGCGCGACCGATCAGGATGTGATCGCCTTTGCGCGCGAGGATGGCTCGGCGGTGGTGCAGGTCTTCTTTGTGCGCGGCGGCAAACTAATCGGCGCCGAACCGTTCACGCTGGAAGGCACCGACGATACCGACAGCCGCGAGCTGATCACCCAGTTTCTGACCCAGTTCTACGACTCGGCGGCGTCGATCCCCAGCGACATCGTGCTGGCCGAGCATCCCGAAGAGGCGGAGATCATCGAACGCTGGCTGGAGCAGAAGGGCGGCCACCGCGTCTCGATCACGGTGCCGCGCCGCGGCGAGAAGAAGCAATTGCTCGATTTGGCAGCGCGCAACGCAGCGCAGAAGCTGGACGAGCTGCGGCTCAAGTGGCTTAACACATCGCAGCGGGCCATCGGCGCACTGACCGAGCTGCAACAGCTCCTCGATCTGCCGGGCCTGCCACACCGCATCGAGTGCTACGACATCTCCAACACCCAGGGCACCCACACGGTCGGCGCGATGGTGGTCTTTGTCGGCGGCGCGCCGCGCAAGAGCGACTACCGCCGCTTCAAGATCAAAACGGTAGCCGGTGCCAACGATGTCGCCGCGCTCCAAGAGGTGCTGCGCCGGCGCTTCCGCCGCGCACAACAGGCCCAGGGCGAGCTCGTCGCGATCGCCCATGCCGGCGATGCGCATCAGCCGCCGCCCGATCTGGCCGACGCATCCGACCCGGCAGCGCTGGCCGATCCGCGCGCCGAGGGCCAGGAGGTGGACGAGCGCTGGGCCGAGCTGCCCGACCTGATCATCGTCGATGGCGGTAAGCCGCAGGCCAATGCCGCCCAAGCCGTCCTCGACGAGCTGGGCTTCGGCCACCTGCCGGTCGTGGGCGCTGCCAAGGGTCCCAACCGCGATCGCTTCGATCTGCAACTGCCCGGCGCGCCGGCGCCGATCGTCCTGCCACGCAGTTCAACGGCGCTGCATCTGGTGCAGCAGATCGATGAGGAGGCGCATCGCTTCGCGATCAGCTACCACCGCAACCTGCGCGGCAAGGCGACCTTTGCCTCGCCGCTGGCCGAGATTCCGGGCATCGGTCCCAAACGTAAGCAGGCGCTACTTAAGCGCTTCGGCTCGCTGGACGCCATGCGCCAGGCCTCGGTGGAGGAGCTCGCCGCCGTACCGGGCATGACGCACCGGGCGGCGGAGGAGCTAAAACGTCTGCTCTAG
- a CDS encoding SDH family Clp fold serine proteinase: MDILSLLWIFFIISALQPVIRQKLLEAARLRKLREIEEQRRSRVILLIHRQETMSFLGFPLVRYIDIDDSEAVLRAIKMTDDNVPIDLVLHTPGGLVLAAEQIAQALRKHPAKVTVFVPHYAMSGGTLIALAADEIVMDDNAVLGPVDPQLGQQPAASILKVVERKNINEIDDTTLIMADIAEKAIRQVRRTVIELVRERMSQEQAERLADTLATGVYTHDYPIGVEEARALGLPVSTDLPAGVYQLMALYPQTSQRRPSVEYIPTPYGERPAPERQPARSR; encoded by the coding sequence GTGGACATTCTCTCGTTGCTGTGGATCTTCTTCATCATTTCGGCCCTGCAGCCGGTGATCCGCCAGAAGCTGCTGGAGGCCGCGCGGCTGCGCAAGCTGCGCGAGATCGAAGAACAGCGCCGCAGTCGCGTGATCCTGCTGATCCATCGCCAGGAGACGATGAGCTTCCTGGGCTTTCCGCTGGTGCGCTACATCGACATCGATGATTCTGAGGCGGTGCTGCGCGCGATCAAAATGACCGACGATAATGTGCCGATCGACCTGGTGCTGCACACCCCCGGCGGGCTGGTGCTGGCCGCCGAGCAGATCGCCCAGGCGCTGCGCAAGCATCCAGCCAAGGTCACCGTGTTTGTACCGCACTACGCCATGTCGGGCGGCACGCTGATCGCCCTGGCCGCCGACGAGATCGTCATGGACGATAACGCCGTGCTGGGGCCGGTCGATCCACAGCTCGGACAACAGCCCGCCGCGTCGATCCTCAAGGTCGTGGAGCGTAAAAATATCAATGAGATCGACGACACCACGCTGATCATGGCCGACATCGCCGAAAAGGCGATCCGCCAGGTACGGCGTACGGTGATCGAACTGGTACGCGAGCGCATGAGTCAGGAGCAGGCTGAACGGCTGGCCGATACGCTGGCGACCGGCGTCTATACCCACGACTACCCGATCGGCGTTGAGGAAGCACGCGCACTGGGGCTGCCGGTGTCCACCGATCTGCCGGCGGGGGTGTACCAGCTTATGGCACTCTACCCGCAGACGTCGCAGCGCCGGCCCTCGGTGGAGTACATTCCTACGCCCTATGGCGAGCGGCCTGCGCCCGAACGCCAGCCGGCGCGCTCGCGCTGA
- a CDS encoding rhomboid family intramembrane serine protease → MLPIADTVRSRSFPLVNWLLIVANVLVFLSEPGLERGARALIFDLALVPARLLADPSPRQLITLLTSMFLHAGWLHLFSNMLALYIFGDNVEDRMGSGRYLLFYLICGVIAALTHVFFNPDSRVPTVGASGAISGVLGAYFVLFPTARVTTLVFLLFFPLFVEIPAVIYLGLWFLSQLFSGTFTIVAGLEAYGGVAWWAHAGGFMAGVLLVRLFARRAPRRWYTDEYWPW, encoded by the coding sequence ATGCTGCCTATCGCCGATACCGTCCGCAGCCGTTCGTTTCCGCTGGTCAATTGGCTGCTGATCGTGGCCAACGTGCTGGTATTTTTGTCCGAGCCCGGGCTGGAGCGCGGCGCGCGCGCCCTGATCTTTGATCTGGCACTGGTGCCGGCCCGGCTACTGGCCGATCCCAGTCCGCGCCAGCTGATCACGCTGCTGACCTCGATGTTTCTGCATGCCGGCTGGCTGCACCTCTTCAGCAACATGCTGGCGCTCTACATCTTCGGCGACAACGTCGAGGATCGCATGGGCTCAGGGCGCTATCTGCTGTTCTACCTGATCTGCGGCGTCATCGCTGCGCTGACGCACGTCTTCTTCAACCCCGACTCGCGCGTGCCGACGGTTGGCGCCAGCGGCGCGATCAGCGGCGTGCTGGGCGCCTACTTCGTGCTGTTCCCGACGGCGCGCGTCACGACGCTGGTCTTTTTGCTGTTCTTCCCGCTGTTTGTCGAAATACCGGCGGTGATCTATCTGGGCCTGTGGTTCTTGTCGCAGCTCTTCAGCGGTACGTTCACGATTGTGGCCGGCCTGGAGGCGTACGGCGGCGTGGCCTGGTGGGCGCACGCCGGGGGGTTTATGGCAGGCGTGCTATTGGTACGGCTGTTTGCGCGGCGCGCGCCGCGCCGCTGGTACACCGACGAATACTGGCCCTGGTGA
- a CDS encoding ATP-dependent RecD-like DNA helicase, with translation MATLDGSLERITYRNDETGYTVARLQPSGKRHLVTVVGKLVGVQVGEALRLEGEWVSHPQHGRQFNVSAWQALLPTEVEGIRKYLGSGLIKGIGPKLAERIVAHFGADTLRVIEHEPERLAEIKGLGRKRDAIVAAWREQQGIKALMALLQSHGITPALAIKIYGHYRDAALSIVQGAPYRLADEVFGIGFVTADQIAQAQGMRHDDPGRLMAGIKYVLHSASNEGHCYLPRAELIERAAQLLEVDAAAIVATLQHADALGEALSGLRLETADDGQRVFLRSLAYAEEGVANAIKRIQVTPSPLLQRTRTLDWQSIWRWLDARLGVQLTVEQQSAVRAALSDKLVVLTGGPGTGKTSTLRALILLLERLGQRYVLASPTGRAAKRLSEATGAEARTIHRLLEYAPAGERQFKRDRDNPLPCDMLIVDEASMLDVVLCNHLLKAVPSQAHVLFVGDVDQLPSVGPGNVLRDLLESWAVTPVRLERIFRQAEGSGIIANAHRVNHGELPQLRGLRDFFFFRQPQPEACAELIVELVAERIPRRFGVDPRRAVQVLTPTHRGPAGVQALNRLLQAALNPPAAARPEKSWGETALRVGDRVMQVRNNYDLDVYNGDIGEIVALDREEQTLTVRYEEARGARLVRYGWAELDELQLAYALSIHKSQGGEYPVVVVPLLRQHTIMLQRNLLYTAITRARELVVLVGDPEAIALAVRNNRVIQRYTGLQQRLRALL, from the coding sequence ATGGCAACCCTCGACGGATCGCTCGAACGCATCACCTACCGCAACGACGAGACCGGCTATACCGTGGCGCGGCTGCAACCCAGCGGCAAGCGCCACCTGGTGACGGTCGTCGGCAAACTGGTGGGCGTGCAGGTAGGCGAGGCGCTGCGCCTGGAGGGCGAGTGGGTCAGCCATCCCCAGCATGGGCGGCAATTTAACGTCAGCGCCTGGCAGGCGCTGCTGCCGACCGAGGTCGAGGGTATCCGCAAGTACCTCGGCTCCGGGCTAATCAAAGGCATCGGTCCGAAGCTGGCTGAGCGCATCGTGGCCCACTTCGGCGCAGATACGCTGCGCGTGATCGAACACGAGCCGGAACGTCTGGCCGAGATCAAGGGCCTAGGCCGCAAACGGGACGCCATCGTGGCGGCCTGGCGCGAGCAGCAGGGCATCAAGGCGCTGATGGCGCTACTGCAGAGCCACGGCATTACCCCGGCGCTGGCGATCAAGATCTACGGCCACTACCGCGATGCGGCGTTGAGCATCGTGCAGGGGGCGCCCTACCGCCTGGCGGATGAGGTCTTCGGCATCGGCTTTGTGACCGCCGACCAGATCGCCCAGGCGCAGGGCATGCGCCACGATGATCCCGGCCGGCTGATGGCCGGCATCAAGTATGTGCTGCACAGTGCTTCCAACGAGGGCCACTGCTACCTGCCGCGCGCTGAACTGATCGAACGCGCCGCGCAGCTGCTGGAGGTGGACGCGGCGGCGATCGTGGCGACGCTGCAGCACGCGGATGCGCTGGGCGAGGCGCTGAGCGGGCTGCGCCTGGAAACGGCGGATGATGGCCAGCGCGTCTTTCTGCGATCGCTGGCCTACGCCGAAGAAGGGGTGGCCAACGCCATCAAGCGTATTCAGGTCACGCCCTCGCCGCTGTTACAGCGCACCAGAACGCTGGACTGGCAGTCTATCTGGCGCTGGCTGGACGCGCGGCTCGGCGTTCAGCTCACCGTCGAGCAACAATCTGCGGTGCGCGCCGCGCTGAGCGACAAGCTGGTGGTGCTGACCGGCGGGCCAGGTACCGGCAAAACCTCGACCTTGCGTGCGCTGATCCTGCTGCTGGAGCGCTTGGGCCAGCGCTATGTGCTGGCCTCGCCCACCGGACGTGCTGCCAAGCGCCTCAGCGAAGCCACCGGCGCCGAAGCCAGAACGATCCATCGCCTGCTGGAATATGCGCCCGCGGGCGAGCGTCAGTTCAAGCGCGACCGTGACAATCCACTGCCCTGCGACATGCTGATCGTCGATGAAGCCTCGATGCTGGATGTCGTGCTATGCAACCATCTGCTCAAGGCCGTGCCCTCGCAGGCGCACGTGCTCTTTGTCGGCGACGTTGATCAGCTGCCGTCGGTAGGGCCCGGTAATGTGCTGCGCGATCTGCTCGAAAGCTGGGCCGTCACGCCGGTGCGCCTGGAGCGCATCTTTCGCCAGGCTGAGGGCTCTGGCATCATCGCCAATGCGCACCGCGTCAATCATGGCGAGCTGCCGCAGTTGCGTGGCCTGCGCGATTTTTTCTTTTTTCGCCAGCCGCAACCCGAGGCCTGCGCCGAACTGATCGTTGAGCTGGTAGCCGAGCGCATTCCACGCCGCTTCGGCGTCGATCCACGCCGCGCCGTGCAAGTCCTCACGCCGACGCATCGTGGTCCGGCCGGCGTGCAGGCGCTCAACCGGCTGCTGCAGGCCGCGCTCAACCCGCCCGCCGCCGCACGACCGGAGAAAAGCTGGGGTGAGACCGCCTTGCGCGTGGGCGATCGCGTCATGCAGGTGCGCAACAACTACGATCTTGACGTGTACAACGGCGATATCGGCGAGATCGTGGCCCTCGATCGCGAGGAGCAGACCCTGACGGTGCGCTACGAGGAGGCGCGCGGTGCGCGGTTAGTGCGCTATGGCTGGGCCGAGCTGGACGAGCTGCAACTGGCCTACGCGCTGAGCATCCATAAATCGCAGGGTGGCGAATATCCGGTGGTGGTTGTGCCGCTGCTGCGGCAGCACACGATCATGTTGCAGCGCAACTTGCTCTATACCGCCATCACGCGTGCCCGCGAGCTGGTGGTGCTGGTGGGCGATCCGGAGGCCATCGCGCTGGCGGTGCGCAACAACCGCGTGATCCAGCGCTATACCGGTCTGCAACAGCGCCTGCGGGCGTTGTTATGA
- a CDS encoding phosphatase PAP2 family protein yields MPAIDQFGNPVIQDQGYRLGRLISQIFHPISNGILSFLIVGLFAPDFADTRWSGIGWALLVIALLVLPPTIYFYYRLVRGHFSDDDVSQRTQRHGLYIFSLGTALLASLALYALSVPPVYLRLIGATLATLVACMLINFFWKVSVHSASIAALATISARLYLPLGLFFWLAAFAVAWARIRTGNHTAGQVLAGWLIAAASVLIAL; encoded by the coding sequence ATGCCAGCGATCGATCAGTTCGGTAACCCGGTGATCCAGGATCAGGGCTACCGCCTGGGACGGCTGATTTCACAGATCTTTCATCCGATCAGCAATGGCATCCTGTCGTTTCTGATCGTCGGCCTGTTCGCGCCCGACTTCGCCGATACACGCTGGAGCGGCATCGGCTGGGCGCTGCTGGTGATCGCGCTGCTGGTGCTGCCGCCGACGATCTACTTCTACTACCGGCTGGTGCGCGGCCATTTCTCGGACGATGATGTCTCACAGCGCACGCAGCGCCATGGGCTCTACATTTTCTCGCTGGGGACGGCCCTGCTGGCCAGCCTGGCGCTCTACGCGCTGAGCGTGCCGCCGGTCTACCTGCGGCTGATCGGCGCGACGCTGGCCACCCTGGTCGCTTGCATGCTGATCAACTTCTTCTGGAAGGTCAGCGTACACTCGGCTTCGATCGCCGCGCTGGCGACGATCAGCGCGCGCCTGTACCTGCCGCTGGGCCTGTTCTTCTGGCTGGCCGCCTTTGCGGTTGCCTGGGCGCGCATCCGTACCGGCAACCATACCGCCGGGCAGGTGCTGGCCGGCTGGTTGATCGCGGCCGCCAGCGTGCTGATCGCGCTCTAG
- a CDS encoding glycosyltransferase family 4 protein, which translates to MRLAIDYNAAIRQSAGIGRYTRELVRAWLELHTDDQVVLFYAARDLAPDHPGLQALRALAAGDPRVRLAPIGLPERWLTIVWQRLRVPLPVEHWTGPVDLVHAPDFVLPPVRRARTLLTVHDLTFRVHPETAHANLRRYLNRAVPRALRRADHILADSESTRRDLQRLMGVDPARVTVLYPGISPRFRRVDDARRLEELRERLGLPPRFLLFVGTLEPRKNLQRLMTAFVQARSADPDLHDVALLLGGRAGWLAEPILAQARATPGVRLLGPLDDDDLPALYTLASATVYPSLYEGFGFPALESLACGTPVLAANTSSLPEVVGEAGLLVDPHDPAALATGIVQVLRDPALRERARQLGPRQAAHFSWAAAARRLDAVYRRLVAGTPRTG; encoded by the coding sequence ATGCGCCTGGCCATCGACTACAACGCCGCCATCCGGCAGAGCGCCGGCATTGGCCGCTACACGCGCGAGCTGGTGCGCGCCTGGCTGGAGCTGCACACCGACGATCAGGTGGTGCTGTTCTACGCCGCCCGCGATCTGGCGCCGGATCACCCAGGGCTGCAGGCGCTACGCGCACTGGCCGCCGGTGACCCGCGCGTTCGGCTTGCGCCGATCGGCCTGCCGGAGCGCTGGCTGACGATCGTCTGGCAGCGCCTCCGCGTGCCACTGCCGGTTGAGCACTGGACCGGGCCGGTCGATCTGGTGCACGCTCCCGACTTCGTCCTGCCGCCGGTGCGCCGCGCGCGCACGCTGCTGACGGTGCACGATCTGACCTTTCGCGTCCATCCCGAAACGGCGCATGCCAATCTGCGGCGCTACCTGAACCGCGCCGTGCCGCGCGCGCTACGCCGCGCCGACCACATCCTGGCCGACTCGGAGAGCACACGCCGCGATCTCCAGCGGCTGATGGGCGTCGATCCTGCGCGTGTGACCGTGCTCTACCCGGGCATCAGTCCACGCTTCCGGCGCGTCGATGACGCGCGCCGGCTGGAAGAGCTGCGGGAGCGCCTCGGGCTACCGCCCCGCTTCCTGCTGTTCGTGGGCACGCTCGAACCGCGCAAAAACCTGCAACGGCTGATGACTGCCTTCGTGCAGGCCCGCAGCGCCGATCCGGACCTACACGACGTTGCGCTGCTGCTCGGTGGACGGGCCGGCTGGCTGGCCGAGCCGATCCTGGCGCAGGCGCGCGCCACGCCGGGAGTGCGCCTGCTCGGCCCGCTCGACGACGACGATCTGCCCGCGCTGTATACGCTGGCCAGTGCTACGGTCTATCCCTCGCTCTACGAAGGCTTCGGCTTTCCAGCGCTGGAGTCGCTGGCCTGCGGCACCCCGGTGCTGGCGGCCAACACCTCCAGTTTGCCCGAAGTTGTGGGCGAGGCCGGGTTGCTGGTCGATCCACATGATCCGGCTGCGCTAGCCACCGGCATTGTGCAGGTCCTGCGCGACCCAGCCCTGCGCGAGCGCGCCCGGCAGTTAGGGCCGCGCCAGGCGGCGCACTTCTCGTGGGCCGCTGCCGCGCGCCGGTTGGACGCCGTGTACCGGCGCCTGGTCGCCGGCACACCCCGCACGGGCTGA
- a CDS encoding lysylphosphatidylglycerol synthase transmembrane domain-containing protein, which translates to MSTTRVYSTDEHDLPPEHDPADEVAEHGFSLRERLLKPRTLISLALAVAIIVFVFRGLDIDVRETWRQMQQINPWLYLLAFGAFYLTFPIRALRWRLLLRNAAFPIEHGRHSWASLPALTEYIGLSWFANCVVPAKLGDAYRGYLLKHNGNVSFSRSVGTIFAERLLDMIVLFALLVVSGWSVFGTRLPPLARYAFLLGLALVVIIMVGLGSMRFLSPHLRRWMPPRFHHVYGSFEAGTLLALSARSLPALFGLTALVWLLESLRLFLVIEAMGGLSLALPAVIFVALMGSLLTTVPATPGGLGIVEGGIIGVLQSGLFGISGAAAGAVAVLDRVINYWSIVFFGFVLYLVSKRK; encoded by the coding sequence ATGAGTACAACGCGCGTGTATAGCACCGACGAGCACGACCTGCCCCCGGAGCACGATCCCGCCGACGAGGTAGCCGAACACGGCTTCTCGCTGCGTGAACGGCTGCTCAAGCCGCGCACGCTGATCAGCCTGGCACTGGCCGTGGCGATCATCGTGTTCGTCTTTCGCGGGCTAGACATCGATGTGCGCGAAACCTGGCGCCAGATGCAGCAGATCAATCCTTGGCTGTACCTGCTGGCGTTTGGCGCCTTTTACCTAACCTTTCCGATCCGTGCGCTGCGCTGGCGGCTGCTGCTGCGCAATGCCGCCTTTCCGATCGAACATGGCCGCCATTCCTGGGCCTCGCTGCCGGCGCTGACCGAGTACATCGGTCTGTCGTGGTTCGCCAACTGTGTCGTGCCGGCCAAGCTGGGCGATGCCTATCGCGGCTACCTGCTCAAGCACAACGGCAACGTCTCGTTCTCGCGCTCGGTTGGCACGATCTTCGCCGAGCGGCTGCTCGACATGATTGTGCTCTTCGCGCTGCTGGTGGTGTCGGGTTGGAGCGTCTTCGGTACGCGTCTGCCACCGCTGGCGCGCTACGCCTTTCTGCTGGGCCTGGCATTGGTCGTGATCATCATGGTCGGGCTGGGGAGCATGCGCTTTCTCAGCCCGCACCTGCGCCGATGGATGCCACCGCGCTTCCATCACGTGTACGGCTCATTCGAAGCCGGCACGCTGCTGGCCCTCAGCGCGCGCAGCCTACCGGCACTGTTCGGCCTGACCGCGCTGGTCTGGTTGCTGGAGTCATTGCGCCTGTTCCTGGTGATCGAGGCCATGGGCGGTCTCAGTCTGGCACTGCCGGCGGTGATCTTCGTGGCGCTGATGGGCTCGCTGCTGACCACGGTGCCGGCCACACCCGGCGGTCTGGGGATCGTCGAGGGCGGCATCATCGGCGTGCTGCAGTCAGGGCTCTTTGGCATCAGCGGGGCGGCAGCCGGCGCGGTCGCCGTGCTCGATCGGGTGATCAACTACTGGAGCATCGTCTTCTTCGGCTTCGTGCTGTACCTGGTCTCCAAGCGGAAGTGA